From Borrelia sp. RT5S, the proteins below share one genomic window:
- a CDS encoding chemotaxis protein CheB, translating into MKILIVDNQGLIRQIFVRAFSQDLDVEILNPGSNSLNLINVFLQKFPDLVIIDESTAKSNFGSALENVLNNISLPVVFIAEDEENPNFGFLKNKTDKIKLVINKLNFKLVVNLFRSDYLSLVKSEVKKLGSNKLAISFDVKRIKAPNFYPKPRVKKPGTNVSGVTKSYKVADVINVAPKNDPDVVLKYQGVINRQRTGKVIFVGSSTGGTEALRVFLRYFRKDSPPIVIVQHMPGGFTKSFAKSLNNEFEVDVKEAEDGDILRPGLVIIANGNYHLIVKYGNGNYFVNLLDGPLVSRHKPSVNVLFRSAAMYAAGNAIGVMLTGMGDDGAACMLEMKNSGAYNIAQDQATSVVFGMPMEAIKAGAVDKVLPLNKISECILRRS; encoded by the coding sequence ATGAAGATATTGATAGTTGATAATCAGGGTTTAATAAGGCAGATTTTTGTCAGGGCTTTCAGTCAAGATTTGGATGTTGAGATTTTAAATCCGGGATCTAATTCCCTAAACCTTATTAATGTTTTTTTACAAAAATTCCCCGATTTGGTTATTATTGATGAGAGTACTGCTAAATCTAATTTTGGAAGCGCCCTTGAAAACGTTCTTAATAATATCTCACTTCCTGTTGTATTTATAGCAGAAGATGAAGAAAATCCAAATTTTGGATTTCTTAAGAATAAGACAGATAAAATCAAATTAGTAATAAATAAGCTTAATTTCAAGCTTGTCGTCAACTTATTTAGAAGTGATTACTTAAGTTTAGTAAAATCTGAGGTCAAAAAGCTTGGCAGTAATAAACTTGCTATTTCTTTTGATGTTAAAAGGATTAAAGCTCCTAATTTTTATCCTAAGCCTAGGGTTAAGAAACCTGGTACTAATGTTTCTGGTGTGACAAAGAGCTATAAGGTTGCAGATGTTATTAATGTTGCTCCTAAGAATGATCCAGATGTTGTTTTAAAGTATCAGGGTGTTATTAATAGACAAAGAACAGGGAAAGTGATTTTTGTTGGTTCTTCAACAGGGGGAACTGAGGCCTTAAGGGTATTTTTAAGATATTTCAGAAAAGATTCCCCTCCAATCGTTATTGTACAACACATGCCAGGTGGGTTTACAAAGTCTTTTGCAAAAAGCTTAAACAATGAATTTGAAGTTGATGTGAAAGAGGCTGAGGACGGAGATATTTTAAGACCGGGTCTTGTAATAATTGCAAATGGTAATTATCATTTGATTGTAAAATACGGTAATGGTAATTATTTTGTTAATTTATTAGATGGCCCTTTGGTCAGTAGACACAAGCCGTCTGTTAATGTTTTGTTTCGTTCTGCTGCTATGTATGCCGCGGGGAATGCTATTGGGGTTATGCTTACGGGAATGGGAGATGATGGGGCTGCTTGCATGCTTGAGATGAAGAATAGTGGGGCGTATAATATTGCCCAAGACCAGGCTACATCTGTGGTGTTTGGAATGCCTATGGAGGCGATAAAAGCAGGTGCTGTAGATAAGGTTCTTCCTTTAAATAAAATATCGGAATGTATTTTAAGGAGATCTTAA